The stretch of DNA GGCCGAGTAGGAATTCGCTGCGTGATGCTGACGATTATTCCGCGGGTAGCGGTTGTAAAAATTACAAACGTCCACGGATCGCTACTTTCTACAGCTCTACGTGTTGCAAAACTGCATTCGTACGCGCTTTTCTAACCTATGCTTGGGCACATGCCGGGCGCGAACAATGCGCGCAGGATGGTTCGGTGTGCCCTTCGTTTCAACGAGAAGTACAAGGATCGACACCGGCACAATTTGTGCAAGTGCGCTTCGTCGCGCAGCACTAAAGTTTTTCCAATTGAAACAAGATTCAAGTTTGGTAATTGACAGTCCGACGACCCACAGATTTAACTAGAAGAGTAGAGCCAAGATTTTGATTTTCGGAGTGAAACGATGTACAAGTCATTGGTCCGCGGAGTGTTGGCGGTTTATTGCGTCTGGGCAACATTGGCTCCAGCAACCAGCCAGGCCTGCTGGCTGACGCACTGCTTCAGTTGCTGCAAGCCCAAGCCACCGGCGACGTATTGCCCGCCGCCCGCGATCGCTCCTGCCGCGCCGGCCTGTGCCGTGTGTCCACAGCAGGTCAATTACGTACCGCAAACGTGCTATCGCGCCGTGGAGACTTGCGTGCCTTGCACGAGTTGTCGGCCGGAAACTGTTTGCGATCCATGCACCGGTTGCCCGCAAACAGTGATGCGGCCGGTGACGACTTATGTGCGCCGTCAAGTGATGGTGCCGTACACCAGCTATCGGCCGGTGGTGTCCCCCGTGGTTGCCGCGTCGCCCTGCGCGACTTGCACGGGTGCGGCTTATAACTCGCCGTACTACACTGGGGCCGCTTTGACCACGGCAGCGCCGGCAATTGCCGTTGCTCCCAGCGGGTGCGCGAATTGCGCATCGGGTTACGCAGCAACGCCGGCGGCCAGTGCGCCGCTGTACGGAGCTGCGCCTGCTGCCGGTCAACCGATCTTCAGCCAACCGATCACCGGTCAACCAACAACCGTACAACCCTTGCTATCGCCGGGAGTACAGGTGCCGACGCCGGCTACGCCGCCCATGTCGCCGTCGGGTAGTTCGCAACCGCCGAATACGTTTGATAACGGTACGACGCCGCCATCAACGGGAACCGGATCACAATCGTCGTTTCGATCGATTCCTGACGCTAGTCGATTACAAACTGCCCCGCCCTACCACGGAGGCACGCCCGATGCACCGGCATTGCTTCCGGCCGCTCCAGATCGCACGACGGCACGCCCGCTGTACCGGGCCGCTTCGATACTGCCAGCCATCTTCGGTGATGGTCCTGTCAAGCACCACATCGTCAGGCCCGCGAGCGCCACTCGCGTCATCGAACCTGCCCCGCAGCCGATCGACGATGGCTGGCGACCAATCGTAGGCCGTTAATTCATTTTTACCGTTAGCAGAGTAAAAAAATCGACCGGAGACCCTCGCTAGCCCGTTTTGTTGCGAGAACAAAACGGGCTGTTTTTCTGCGCAGCGGCGGATGGATTGACGAGGATCGTTCAGCCAGATCCGGCTCTTGCACGGCGTTAACTGCTTTCTGCCTTACGCTCTAACTGCTGCGACGGCACGACGACGCCGCACCTGACCAGATATTCGACGGCTTCCTCGACGCTCATATTGACATCCAGCACTTCGCTGCGCGGGATCAGCATCGTGTAGCCGGTAATCGGCAATGGACTGGTGGGAACCATGATCGCCAGCATCGGTTCGCCGGCTGCGCGCTGCACGTCGGCAATGCCTTCGCTCGTGACGAAGGCGAGCGACCATATGCTGCGGGCGGGATACTCCACCGCAACGACGCGAGTGAAATCTAATTCTCGATCGCTGAAGATATAGTCGGTGACCTGCTTGGTCGAACTGTAAACGCTGCGCACAATCGGCAGTCGACCAATGCCATGCTCGAACCAATTCCAGAACACTCGACCCACCCCAGCGGCAAACAGGTTTCCCAGCACGTACATCAACCCAAAAAAAACGACGACGAAAATCGGCACGACAATCCACGGCCGCAGATAAGTCAGATCGACCCATTGCTGATAGGCCTGGTTGGCGTTGATCGGCGGCCGGCTGGAGTGCAGTTCAACTTTGCGATAGACGTCGAGCGGGATGTACTCGCCGCTGGCCAGCCGCTGATACAGCTTGTTGTCGTCGATGACAACGGACGGATCGGCGGCCGTAGGCTCCGCGCGGGGCAGCGAAGTTTGTACGTCGGCGACGCTGGAAGCGATGAGGTTGCGAGCGCCGACGACAATCGGATCGAGGAGGTAATAATCGAGCGACCGCACGATCCACAGCAGGATCACCAGCGTAAGCAGCGGCGGGGCGACTACGCCTAGCCCCCGGAGGACGGCGGTGCGAAACGAGCGCAGGCCATCAGGAGCAGCGTCGGACTGTTTCGGTTCAAACGTGCTGTGCGGATTTACGATTGAATTGGAACGATCAACATCGTTGGGATTCACTTCAAAGTGTGACATGCATGGCCCCAAATTCAATTTCTCTCCCAGGCATTATTGGACCAGGAGATCACCTTAGGGCGTGGCGATCGGGTGTAGAAAGCCCGCGAATGCTGTGACGATTAACCTCGCGTCAACGGGCAATTCAAAGGGTTCATCGAGGCGAACGCGTTTCTGCAAAGTGGACACTCAATGTGACGGTTGGCAATCCAATCTCCACGTACTTTCCGCGTTCATCAAGGTTGCATTATATCATTCTCACTTCGACAATACTCGGCGGGGCGTGCCGAAATCGAGTGCCAGTGGAAATCTCGCAGTTGCTGGTTCATGCCGTCTCTTGCTCCTTGAGCTGCAGTTCCTCGCACATCGCCTCGCGGATCTTGAATTTTTGGATTTTCCCTGTCACCGTTTGCGGGAAACGGTCGACGAATTTAACATACTTGGGCACTTTATAGTGAGCTAGTTCGGCTCGGCAGAAGTTGCGAATCTCGTCCTCGGTGCAGTTTTCGCCAGGTTTTAGTTTGATCCAGGCGCAGAGTTCTTCGCCGTATTTGGGACTAGGAACGCCGACGACGGCTGCTTGCTCGATCGCCGCGTGTGTGAACAAAAACTCTTCGATTTCGCGTGGATAGATGTTTTCGCCGCCGCGGATGACCATGTCTTTGATGCGGCCAGTAATTTTGTAGTAGCCGTTAGGCAGCCGCATTGCCAGGTCGCCGGTGTGCAGCCAGCCTTCGGAGTCGATCGCTTGGGCGGTCGCTTCGCGGTTCTTGTAATAGCCCAGCATCACCACGTGGCCTCGTGCGCACAATTCGCCCGGCTGGTGGTCGCCCAATATTTCGTGCGTACACGGATCGACAATTTTGACTTCGACTCCAGGAAGCGGCTGGCCCACGGTTTCCACACGCAGGTGGATCGGCGCATCGCACCGCGTTTGGGTAATCACCGGCGAGGCCTCAGTCTGGCCGTAGGCAATGGTGATGTCGCGGCAGCCAAGGACATCGACGACGGCGCGCATTGTTTCAATCGGACATGGGCTTCCCGACATGATGCCGGTGCGCAGCGAGGTCAAATCTCGGCCTGGCAGTGTCGGATCGTGCAATTGCGCAATAAACATGGTCGGCACTCCATACAGCGCCGTGCAGCGTTCGTACTCGATGGCGTCGAGCGTCGCCGTGGGGTCGAAGAATTCGTGGGGGATCACCATTGCCGCGCCGTAAGCTACGGCCATCAAGGTGCCCAGAACACAGCCGAAGCAATGATAAAACGGGACCGGAATGCAAACTCGGTCGGATTGCGTCATTTTCTGGCACTCGCCCACATAGTGGACATTCAACAGCAAGTTGCGATGACTGAGTGTGGCGGCTTTGGGAAATCCCGTTGTGCCGGAGGTATACTGAATGTTGACGGCATCGTCTGGCCGCTGATTGTGCCCTGCTGCACGAACGGCCTCCGGCGACACCGATCTTCCTGCGGCAATCATCTGTTGCCAAGAAATCGTGCCGCGCGGCGCGTCTCCTTTGATCGTCACGACATTTCGGAGCAGCGGAAACTCCCCACTTCCAATCTCCGGGCAAACCTCGGCCAGCATGGCGTAATAATCGGAGGTCTTGAAGCGATCGATTAACACGAGCGCGACCGAATCGCTTTGCTTGAGCACATAGCGCAATTCATGGGCCCGGTATGCCGGGTTAATGTTCACCAGCACTGCCCCGACCCGCGCCGTGGCAAATTGCAGCACGACCCATTCCGGCACATTGGTCGCCCAAATGGCCACATGCTCACCGCCGCCGATCCCAAGCGCCATGAGGCCGCGGGCGGCTCGATCGACCTCTGCCGCAAACTGCCGGTAACTCCACCGCAAGTCCAGCCGAGGAAAAACCAGCGCGTCGCACTCGCCGAAACGCTCGACCGTCCGGTCGAGAACCTGCGGAATGGTCAGCCCGTCGAGCCAGGGGGCAAGCATGGCAATCTCCCGCTTCTACGAGAAACGATGAGTGATGAAGGATGTCAAATCGAAGCGACAATTCGGAGTATCTGGCCATTAATTCTAAGCGCCGACCCGAAAAAATTCATTATTCTATTGTTCATGGTTCATGGCGATTCGCTCAGAGTCAGCTATTCTCGCAGCGGCTCGCTCATCCAAACCGCGGTGGGCACGAAAGCGAAAACTGGGAGCCAAGCGGCCAGTGAGGGACTGACGAGGTAACTGCTTCCAAGATACTGGCATCCCAGCACGACTAGATAAAACAGCACCACGACGACGACACACCAGCCAATCGCGACAAACATGTTGCGATTGGAGCGCGCCAGAATCAACGGCAGGCCCAAGAACAGTAACGTGACGTCCAAGAACGGCTGCACAATGCGGGCGTGAATGGCTGTCCGCATATCGGCGCCGAATCCCAGGCTGGGATTCTTCAGCCCGCGGATCAGTTCGACGATCGATGCGTTGGCGCGAAAATCGGCCCG from Pirellulales bacterium encodes:
- a CDS encoding AMP-binding protein, encoding MLAPWLDGLTIPQVLDRTVERFGECDALVFPRLDLRWSYRQFAAEVDRAARGLMALGIGGGEHVAIWATNVPEWVVLQFATARVGAVLVNINPAYRAHELRYVLKQSDSVALVLIDRFKTSDYYAMLAEVCPEIGSGEFPLLRNVVTIKGDAPRGTISWQQMIAAGRSVSPEAVRAAGHNQRPDDAVNIQYTSGTTGFPKAATLSHRNLLLNVHYVGECQKMTQSDRVCIPVPFYHCFGCVLGTLMAVAYGAAMVIPHEFFDPTATLDAIEYERCTALYGVPTMFIAQLHDPTLPGRDLTSLRTGIMSGSPCPIETMRAVVDVLGCRDITIAYGQTEASPVITQTRCDAPIHLRVETVGQPLPGVEVKIVDPCTHEILGDHQPGELCARGHVVMLGYYKNREATAQAIDSEGWLHTGDLAMRLPNGYYKITGRIKDMVIRGGENIYPREIEEFLFTHAAIEQAAVVGVPSPKYGEELCAWIKLKPGENCTEDEIRNFCRAELAHYKVPKYVKFVDRFPQTVTGKIQKFKIREAMCEELQLKEQETA
- a CDS encoding DUF502 domain-containing protein, with protein sequence MSHFEVNPNDVDRSNSIVNPHSTFEPKQSDAAPDGLRSFRTAVLRGLGVVAPPLLTLVILLWIVRSLDYYLLDPIVVGARNLIASSVADVQTSLPRAEPTAADPSVVIDDNKLYQRLASGEYIPLDVYRKVELHSSRPPINANQAYQQWVDLTYLRPWIVVPIFVVVFFGLMYVLGNLFAAGVGRVFWNWFEHGIGRLPIVRSVYSSTKQVTDYIFSDRELDFTRVVAVEYPARSIWSLAFVTSEGIADVQRAAGEPMLAIMVPTSPLPITGYTMLIPRSEVLDVNMSVEEAVEYLVRCGVVVPSQQLERKAESS